The DNA segment AGGCCTTTGTTCATCATGGTTGCGGAATCGATGGTGATTTTCGCGCCCATTTCCCAATTGGGATGTTTCAATGCCTGTTCGCGGGTGACCGATTGCAGCTGCTCACCGGTTAAAGTCCGAAACGGCCCACCGCTCGCAGTGAGAATGATCCGGCGCACGCGACCAATATCGTTGCCGGCAAGGCATTGGAAAATCGCATTGTGTTCGGAATCGGTAGGCAGCAATATGGCCCCCGCCCGATCGACCGCCTTCTTTAGAATGTCGCCAGCAGAGACCAGCGCCTCTTTATTCGCCAATGCAATAGTGCCACCGCGCTCCACCGCCGCCATCGTCGGCGCAAGGCCAGCGCAACCCACAATCGCCGCAACTGTCATATCCACCGATTGCGCCGCCGCATCGCACAAAGCCTGCGCCCCGCCTGCTGCCTCGACACCGCTGCCGGCCAAGGCTTCACGCAATTCTGGTAAACAGGTTTCATCGCCGACGACCGCAATCTTAGCGTCAAACTCCACCGCCAATTGGGCCAGTTCCGCCGCAGAACAATTCGCGGTCAGCGCCTCAACCTGCCAATCGTCGCGATTGTGACGGATAAGGTCCAGAGTCGAGGCACCAATTGATCCTGTCGCACCCAACAATGACAAGGATCGCGTCATATTAGGCGAGGCCAACAAACGCGGGCACAACCGCAATCATGAAGAGCACGAAGAAGACCG comes from the Erythrobacter sp. Alg231-14 genome and includes:
- a CDS encoding 1-deoxy-D-xylulose-5-phosphate reductoisomerase, giving the protein MTRSLSLLGATGSIGASTLDLIRHNRDDWQVEALTANCSAAELAQLAVEFDAKIAVVGDETCLPELREALAGSGVEAAGGAQALCDAAAQSVDMTVAAIVGCAGLAPTMAAVERGGTIALANKEALVSAGDILKKAVDRAGAILLPTDSEHNAIFQCLAGNDIGRVRRIILTASGGPFRTLTGEQLQSVTREQALKHPNWEMGAKITIDSATMMNKGLEFIEAHHLFPVGLDNIEIIVHPQSIVHSMVEYRDRSVLAQLGPSDMRVPIASCLAYPDRMKTPLTPLDLAAIGSLTFEAPNEELFPATRICREAIEAGGAAPAVLNAANEIAVEAFLAGQIGFTRITAVVEETLARYSAAAPGTSEEVLAIDGEARQRARDALESSTLV